One segment of Enterobacter ludwigii DNA contains the following:
- a CDS encoding methyl-accepting chemotaxis protein, whose protein sequence is MVFTVILIIIFITLLILVQTGIMPWFIRTEGQRLRTQVDTLATQLREQLDRVEAQQRTVTESVVTLKSFAMDKGPPGETDVAEEAGSHRQFFNALVKEMGERLGGRAWMVEDTGRIIGDAAGAPNVQSLNDTDLPMAVPLRSLLAQSGEGLRHTRFRSASGEHTLVVVPIADTPWQLAIDVPTRRMGERPGILLHKPWPLAALLLVSTLTLLRSLNLHLSRLNEELPAQLKSDQGAHLPPLMKDIGEQVNVIARAAMTIAQENERLLRVPEANANTLATLSESATHVVQAMGALNDAALNIANSSGTLVQLASRAYSYSMDNEESVFAVESRNLASRCARSSKELRALIDDAMMQAQSGVPSVAHNNSVLIEEVYTVANALTQRVKG, encoded by the coding sequence ACCGGCATTATGCCCTGGTTTATCCGCACCGAAGGGCAGCGCCTGCGCACGCAGGTTGATACCCTCGCGACCCAGTTACGTGAACAGCTCGATCGTGTTGAAGCACAGCAGCGCACGGTGACCGAAAGTGTCGTGACCCTGAAAAGCTTCGCCATGGACAAGGGGCCTCCGGGGGAAACCGACGTGGCGGAAGAGGCGGGGAGCCATCGTCAGTTCTTCAATGCGCTGGTTAAAGAGATGGGCGAGCGTCTGGGGGGCCGGGCCTGGATGGTGGAGGATACGGGACGCATTATTGGTGATGCCGCAGGGGCGCCCAATGTGCAATCCCTTAACGATACCGACCTGCCGATGGCAGTGCCGCTACGTTCGCTTCTGGCTCAGTCCGGAGAGGGGTTGCGACATACCCGTTTTCGTAGCGCCAGCGGTGAACATACGCTGGTGGTCGTGCCAATTGCTGATACGCCGTGGCAGCTGGCCATTGACGTACCCACCCGTCGCATGGGGGAACGACCTGGGATTCTCCTGCACAAGCCCTGGCCGCTGGCGGCCCTGCTGCTGGTGTCTACGCTTACGCTGCTGCGAAGCCTCAACCTTCATCTTTCTCGTCTGAATGAAGAACTCCCCGCACAGTTAAAAAGCGATCAGGGAGCGCATTTACCACCGCTGATGAAAGATATCGGCGAGCAGGTGAATGTGATTGCACGCGCTGCCATGACCATTGCCCAGGAAAATGAGCGTTTGCTGCGGGTCCCTGAGGCCAATGCGAATACCCTGGCAACGCTGAGCGAAAGTGCGACCCATGTCGTCCAGGCGATGGGGGCGTTGAATGATGCTGCTCTGAACATTGCCAACAGCAGCGGCACGCTGGTACAGCTTGCCAGCCGGGCCTACAGCTACTCGATGGATAATGAAGAGAGTGTTTTTGCTGTGGAGTCACGCAATCTAGCCAGCCGTTGCGCGCGCTCTTCGAAAGAGCTCAGAGCCTTAATTGACGATGCGATGATGCAGGCACAAAGCGGTGTGCCATCCGTTGCGCATAACAACAGCGTGTTGATTGAAGAAGTGTATACGGTGGCGAATGCGTTAACGCAGCGGGTGAAGGGCTAA